The genomic DNA TTGAGCTAatccaattttattttcttttcctttttcttctcttttcctttcttttctagcattctcttttcctttcttttctagcATTGTCTAGTCCCTTTCTAGTAAGCACCTAGTCAGTGATTgaatctttcttcttcttttttctctttctttcttcctttgtttTCTCATCATTTCGAGTGAGATGACTTAATTGTTTATACGTATACACTCTTGTATAATTGCACATTGACCCACTTAATCTACCTTATCTCACTTAGCTTCTACGAATCTCTTATGAGCCCCATTTAATCTTCTTTATTTCACTTAAGGGCACAAATTTTCCAAAACTTTCTTAAATGCCCTTATAACTTTTCccaacatttattaattttttccaCATTCGCCCTGAACTTTTAATCTTTAGTCCAACCTTGTGATTTCTTAAAACATTCTTGAGTCCAACCTTTGAGGTCCGCTTGTGCCCATTTTAAAAATCTCCATGATTCAAGCCCATTAACtagtaatttttcttattttgggtAACTGGGAACCTTTGGGTCATTTGCTTTACCCAATCTCACTTGAGAAAATAGACATTTACTTAGGTTTAGTTTGCTTCCCAAAGTCCCtcaaaataatttgattttttaggcCGACATTTTAGTCATGCAGACACTATCCTGTTTCCGAGATGAAATCCTATTACTAAGCTCGTCTGGAGTTTCACATCTTTATTCCATGCTTATGTGTTACTTTTTGAGGTTTTGAAAACACCTTGTTACTGATTCTATACTGTCCTGGCTCTTTGGGGCACTATCCCTCAAATTGGCTCTTTTTAACCCTCAGTTGTCCTTCTTAACCCTTAGATTCTCCTTTAGACATGTCTTAAACCTCAATTTAAAGTAAGCATGCAAAACAGGTTTTGCATTCAATAcctctaaaaaataatttcatcattgaaATTTATTATGTCTTATTCTCCACTCATGAGACTTAAAATTAAAACCatcctttcattttttcatttatgaTTCCAAACTTTATGTCGTTGGTTAAGTTTTTTCTCAAGCTAGTTCTTAGTTCAATAGTCCTTACATCATCTAGGACTTTTTCTATCACTTACTTAGCCTCATATTCTCTTAATCAAGGCATCCATTTTCTTCAGAATTGTTCCCTCAAGTTCTTGAATTATTTTGTGGTCTTGGTCCTTGACCAATGAAAATCTCTCAGCTTCTATTAAGCATTTCATGGTTTCACCTTCTAGATTATCCTTAATCATTCCTCGACTAATCGCATTATGGCAATGCTTCAAATTTCTTTCTCGAGAATCAACTCACATTTCCATTTCTAAAAATCTTATAGATTATTTAGATATCACTATACCATTTCTCAAATCACAAGATCTAACTAACcctctaattttgaatttacggTTCTCATCGTCTATTACTATCTTATTCTCTAGGAAGTTTCTAATCTTGTCACTTCTTTTGCAAGCACAACTTTTTATAGGCTGAGTCATTTTCTATCTTAAGCAATTCTACTCTCTTTCAAGAGGTTCTCTATATATGGCTTTTCCTGTCAACTTATTCTTGTATGAACATCGTACCAAGGTGTTAGCTTTCTACTATCGATCTCTTTTATATCTTGAGTCCCACTTCAAGATTCACCTGATTCTATCTGTGGGTTCTTACAAGTTCACTCTTCTTTAATCATAGAGACTCTCACTCATCTTGTCTCACTCTTAAACCCATATGATTTTGTTTTGGGACTGAAGTATCTTGTCCTTAAACTCAAACTTTGATCTCTTTCTTTAGCTATGCATCATTCCATTGGTGAAATCTTGGATCCACCTTCCTCATCATTTTTATCATCTCAGTCAAACCTTTTTGGACTATCAAACACATAACCTATGCAATATTCATTCTGGGAACTACATTGAATGTCATTACACTAATCATCTAGATTAGTTGTATTCATTGTTCACCAATCTTGGGTAAACATATAGAACACATGTTCCTACATAATGCAATAGGATTTCTCGTCCAATTCAGCACACAAGCCATCACAGCATTGCCTTCCAAGTAGCACACACAATACTACACTCGTAATCCTTTAAGAATTTCATCACCCGTTACTAACCCATGTTTTCCTATTTGTATAAAGCTCAAGCTTTCTGCTATGGTGGTTCATGCAAATCTCAATCTTTATCATATATACTAGCTAGCAATCTTTTCTAGGTCATGGGTTGAACATGCATATCACTGTCCTAGGTGACAACTGTCTTAACTCTCGAGAAAtagcttatttatttatcattagCACACAACCTAGACCTATACTAGAAATGCCATTTCATGTTTTTTTGACCATCTTGCTTCTATTGGCAATGATAACACATATGCCAAGGTTAACTTCATTTGAATTATAAGAGACTTCGTTTACTCTTTTGTTCCAAATAAGCTCTATTCTCACCTTTATCATTTCTCAATTTATTGGCAAAACCAACTATCACAACCTCTCAAGTTGAATTCTATTTTGTTCTCATTTGTTGCCTAGATCTGTCTTATTGAGGAGTTCATTAGTCGCAAACTTTCATGATCCCCACATTCTCATAGATTCAAGTGCGTAACTATCTTATCACCGTACATTTTCCATAGATTCTTGGTCTCTCATTATCGACATGCAGCAAATCtaattctctttttaatttaaccTAACACTTTGAGCACGCCTTCCATAAACCTTCTGGTTGTTCTTATTCTTGGCAATCTAGTAATTAAGGTGTCTCTTAATTTTAGGTTCTCAAGTGTTTGCTTACTCAAGGCAGTATTATTTGTACTGCTACTTTTTAAGATTCCATTCCATCTTTTCTAAATATCCTCTAGTGATAAGAGCCCATTttcttataataaaattaatgccTCCTCATTGGCTTATCTATTGCATCACATCCCTCATGTGATTTTGGAACATGTAGTGCCCATAACATCCTTAATTAGTTGACCTTCTATATATTGCATGCCTCCATcttaatgtcatattttttcaCGTTACTAATACTTAAATCAAGAGCCATCCTCAAAATCTTAAATTCTAAATCCTAAATCGTGAGTGATGTAGAAAGCGTCAGTGAGCACAAATGGCAACGGTGACGACGATGCAGGTGGTAGCCATGAGCCTGGAAATAGAAGCAAATGGGGACCACAAATGTAGAAGCAAGCGACAACCACAATTATAGAAAAAGCAGACGGTGAAGAGCGGCGAATTATAGGAGAACGATTGATGCAGAAATAAGCAGCAACGAATGGGACAATGCAGGCGGCGACAATGACAGGAAGGAGCAGTGAACTGGATGAGGACGACCGACGGCAAAAACAGAGAACGAGAAAGGGCAATTGTAGCTAGGAGagaaaatgtaatggaaaatggtttgtaaaaaaaaaaacaatatagGTTAGGAGAAGACAAgttgggtaaatatatatataattttatacgttattgatatatatatatataaactcatacatatctatatatacattgcatgtatatatacacatatttaaatcattttgaGCCACTCACTTAACTAAATAAAGctttatcaaaattaagtttaaatctATTTCCTCAagtctttaaatatttttaaaacattttaagatAATACACAAATATTGACAATAGATCTCGAATTTAGATGATCCATCAATAATACTAGATGAGATTTGATATCCAAATGAGCTCATTATTGGTGCCGACACAAAAGTGGACATggggtattttttatttttcaatatgaGGAAATAAGAGAATTGAGGGTAAATTGGTCATTTTATCCCTTTATTTAATAGTTAGAGTATTTAttgttcttttttaaattatggagaattttttacaatttcaccaaaacttatatatatgttCCTTGCAATTTCTCTTAATATAAACCCTAAAATCacttgatattaaaattaaccTAAACTCCACAATCACTTTACATTAATGTATCTTATGTTAACTTTTAttatagaatttttgaaaaaaattcaaaatagtgattaaatataattcaaaatagaaatcaaaatttagtggttgtgataataaaaaataaaataaaataattaatttattttaaattacaaatttcaGGGGGCAGTGATTTAATTTACCTTTACTATGTGATGTTATTCATGTAACCTTATATTTGttgcaaaatatattaattaatcatttattttatAGAGTTaacatttgaaaattataattaatttcttaatatttgctataaactttttattttaatcggGTTGTTGAGGACAACATGgttaaactatttaattaattttaattccatCTTGATcccaaataaaagaattaaaatttaattttagaattttaattttaggaaaaaaatatttccgaaaaaaatgtaataaggaagttaataaaattaaaatattattggaTGGGATTACAAAACATCTACAGTAATTGAAAAATGTCTCCACTCTCCACAAtcagattattattattcagAAGGTTAGTATGGAGATGGAAGAggagagaggcagagagagaTGGTAACTCGGTGGGCGGAAGAGAGGCTGGCTGGGCTCGGCTTGGCACGGCACGGCACGGCAGGAATCAAGTGAGCTTGGTAGAGAAGTGGAAGAGCATCTTATGCAGATACTCGTGTCCAGGATTCACAATCTGGGAAGGAAAATTGGGATGATTCACCGAATCCGGGAATCCCTGCGTCTCCAAGCACAATCCCGCGTGTGCTTGGTAAACGAATCCCCCTTTCCCCTTCACGTCCTTGATGTAATTCCCCGTATAGAATTGCAAGCCCACCTGATTGCTCATCACCTTCATCACTCTCCCCGACTTCTTGTCGTGAACTATGGCCGCCTCCTTCACCCCCTTCCCGCCGCCATCCAGGGCGTAGTTGATGTCGAAGCCGTGAGGGAGCTTCCCGATCTTGCTCGCGATGGTGGCGGGTTCCAGGAAGTCGTAGGGCGTGCCCTTGACGGAGGCGAGGTCGCCGGTGGGAATGAGATCGTTGTCGACCGGCGTGATCTTGGAGCCGAATATCTGGACGTCGTTGGACAAGATGGCGCCGCTGTCGTGGCCGCCGAGGTTCCAGTAGGTGTGATGCGCCAGGTTTAATGGGGTGGCTTTGTTCAGAGCTCTGGCCTTCATCGTCACGGCCAACCCTTTCTCCACCAGGGCATACGTCACGGTGACGATAAGATCGCCGGGAAAtcctgttttttttttgtcatagaCAGTGTATTAATAgtacattttaataataataataataataataataataataataataaaaggctGCTGACCTTCTTCGCCATCAAAGCTGTGGTAGGTGAAGGTAACGCGAGGGGAATGAGCTTGACGGTGGTGCGATTTCACCTCCCAAACGACGTCGCTGAATCCCCTGGACCCACCTGTTGTAATCCATGGATGGAGAGATGTATTAGTAGCGTTAAGGAGGGGTTTAGTTATAATTAATCAAcaatttgtaattaattaattaattaattaccatgAAGGGTGTTGTTCTTCTCGTTAGCCACGAGCTTGTAGCGGGTACCGTTGAGGGTGAACTGTGCGCCGCCGATCCGATTAGCAACGCGTCCAACGGTGGCACCAAAATATGCGGTATCATTCTGAAAGTCAAAAAGAATAGAATATATATGTGGTTATATCATGTGAGGCTAAGAAGGCTGCTAGCTCATCATCACCTTATCCCAATTAAAAGACTAAGAATGCCTTATCCTTGTCCCAAAAAGTAAATCGTTCACCCCAGACGCTCCCACACCTGACCCGATAGAATGTGAGAGGATTAATTATAGTTACTCAATCTGACATAATGAAGAATGCCTTATcctaattaaaagataaaaagaagcTGGAAGCTCTCTCTCATCAGAACTCACACTcatgagtgcgattttgttcacccctaaaactaagtggggggggggggggggggttacgTTCATCCCTTCAGAGGGGATGAACAAAGTCGCACTGCACCAGCATTATAGGTGGACCCCCACCCACCTAGGGAATATAACGGATCCGGCAGGCCAGGAAGATGACTCTTCTCAGCACATGGCACTTCCACGTGTTATGGTCAAAATtaagtgcgattttgttcatccCTTTAACGGTTAAACATAACTCTCATTATTTTTTAGGATTAAAAGTAATGAAACAGTAATTTGAGGTAATATTTGACGGTCGTTCtgttatttttaatcctaaaaaATTATGAGGGTtatgttcaccccgttaaagaagatgaacaaaatcgcactcgtcAAAATTGgtgcattttatttatttatttagttaggTAAGAATCAAGAGAAGCTAGCCTACACTTTGCGGGTCAACTTAGAAGACTAGTACTAGTAGACGTAAAATGACAAAACACCACCAGTAGACCAAACGGACGTACAGGAGCCACCACAAGTTAACTAGATCGACGGctatcctcctcctcctcctcggtGGATTTTCTGGGCTGCGCTTCGAAAACATCACAGGAGACGAGAAAATTGGTGGCCTACTTCAATATAAAACTTAATTTGCTTGCAATGGGAACACATCCCTATGCGAAGGAGGCGGAATAAAAACGAGAGCATCGAAATCGCCTTCAGTTATGAATTGATGGGGTTGAGCTTAACTTCTACCTCAGCTATGGAttgtaaaaatgaaaaaaaaaaaaaaaagagtcaaatTGGTTGATGTAATCAATGTTCAGTTCATGCCCCACACCATTGGATCAGATTCTCGAGAAAATTatcactaaatatatatatatgtattgttatatatatatatatatataattaaagcaGAAAGCAACAAGGGTGGGAAAAACAAGATGGCCAATTTAATTAGTTGCTAGCAATTAAtctagaagaagagaagataagATTTCAGAAAAGCATACTCACCATGTATTCCTGGACTGAATCATATCCAAGAACAACATCCGCCAACTTTCCTGGGAAAAAGACAAgagaaaaagtaaagaaaaagaatccATGAGAAGCGAAGATCAAACAGAAATACAGAGAGCCGAGCCATAAACGGAACaattaacaaacatataaaccatGTTTATCAGGAAGGAAAAGGGAGATAATGCTGGCCCCCCAGTTGGTGAGCTTCACAGAGACATCTCCTTTCTTCAGCTCATAGATCCCAACTTCTGGCTTTGATTTTGAGCCATTAATTACACCAACCCACAGAGCTAAAACTGTGATCCACAACAACAAAGACCAGCTGCTCTTGGGCATTGTTTCCTGGGGAAACCAGTTTCAGGCCTTGCCTTaaaatgctctctctctctctctctctctctctcgctaccTATATATATGAAGAGGTCAAAACCAAGAAACTTAAGATTACCTTGCTGCTTGATCAGCTCCAAGGTTTATCCATAGAAGATGTGTATCCATAGACAGCCGCCTGCCTTGTATTTTGCCTTAAAAGTATAGAAAGTTAgcttaaaatttatgaaaaaaaattgtttagcCCTTTTGTTGCCTTTTACTTGGACCGCTCTTccagtagtttttttttttttttttttttaacatatgttAGAAATTTTGGGtctttttaaacataaaaaacacTTCTTCTTATCTCTAAGAAATGAGTAAAATGATTAGCTACATGACCATACTTTTTTATCTTCCAAAAATGATATCATGGTTTGTCAAATGGTAAgtcaaatataattaataaattaaaaagacaaaatatgtGTGTACTTCTAAAGTTCAATATAACATAATAAGAAATATCCTTCATATTTCAAAAACAACGGTGATTTACCTCTGATGTTCAAAAGTTACATATAAGATACTTTTTTCCTATTTACTCTTAATAAAGTGAATATTAATGTAATTACTAACAACACATACAGATTTGTATTATAATCTATTGAAATTTCGTTTGATCTAATTTTCTCACCACAAACAGTGCTTAAAAAGAAAACTGCGGCCACTTTCTTTGCCACCCACCTACCCCGCTGCCGACGGCGGTCCCACAAGGAGACCGATGCGCGGGCCAGAACTTCATTTGCAAAAGGAAGCAtgtttttctgtaatttttatatgaaatacataatttaattttgtccatttttttataaattaaattggaatataaattataaaatattcgTGCCATAGAAACATGCAAAATAATGCACTTTTTACTTAAAGCCATTATCCCTAGCGGTGTGTTGATATATATAGATGCTTTGAATTTcgaattttgaataaaattggaaacTTCACTGTACTCGTTGTACAAAGATTCTCAAATCATGGTTCATGGAAGAGTAGAGAATGAATGGGCCAGGCAGTCTTGCCAGCCAGCCTCCCTCTTGACATTTTcggagaaaataaataaataaataaagccaTAAAGGTGAGGTAGGTAGGTACTACCCTCGCCAAACCGTGAAGACATTTTGTCCAGTGTCATGATCCACATCTTTTAAAAGCTTTATTAATATACCCTAGGGGGTATTCAGAAACCCATGAATCATATAAAACCCACCTAAACCAATAAGCACCAAACCTCATTACGTCAAAATCTTCATACAATAGGTGTCTTTAATAGAGCTACCACCTTGCCTTGGGTATATTACTAGTAGTGTTTACACAACTAATGTCCCTTTCTTTTCCATCTTGCAACACATCTTTACTAAAATCAGCTTTCTATTATCCGATTGAATAAAGAGAATGCAAATCAAAACTGTGAGACAGACAAATTCTAGTCCTAAAAATTCCATATGGAACGGATACAGAATAAACTGCTCAATACATTGCAGGGTGTTAGTTTCACTAAATGCAATCTGAAGTAGAGGACAACAaatacaccatatatatatatatatgtacacacacatACTATGTGCtgcaaaaaaataagattgcTTCGTCCCTATTCCCTATTAAGGCCTTTGCATGGAATTCCCAGCCAGAGAgaataaagaatataaaaaattgaagaaatggaAAGATGAAAATGGGATTTCTAGCGAGATACAGATTATGGAGCATGTTTCAGGGTATTTGACAACTTACAATTCTGTAACAAACAGAAAACAAGGACGAAAGCGCACACAATCCAAACAAAACCACCACTGTTGGGTATATCACTGTACATTCCCTAATAGAGCACATAAAATACAAAGACCACCATGTAAAAACACACAGTTACATCAAACAATTCATCAAGCTTGATATCATGTTTCGCCCAGAATTTTGCAGCACGGAATGAAGTTTTGAAACTATAACCAAGCAGTCATGTTTTTCACCTTTTTAACTCTGTAAGGTAGAGTCTCATCACACTCATCTCCTCCACCCAGGCTGGAACACCTTCTCTGAAATAGAGAgttgaaacaaacaaaataaatcagATAGTCAAACAAGCTGATAAACCATCTCActgaatttcaaaaaaataaagaaaacactGTTAAAACGTTCAGTTAGCAAATGTTTTCGTACTTGAAGAATTTAAGCTCAGCTAATCAAACTAGGAAGTATATATTGCAAAACTTGTCAGTATGCTGCCCTTACCGTCCCTAGAGGACAAAAGAGACCTATCATATCTACTTCCTCCTTTGCCATTTGCTTGTACTGCAGACCTTTGAACCCGAGGTGACACTGAGCTCAATTTTCCATTAGTTGAAGATGGCAGAGAATGCCGCCTAACGAAACCACTTTCAGCCCCATCTTGACCAAGCCTTGGTGATCCTTGTGCTCGAAGCTTTGCCTTTGCAGATTCAGTTGCAGCCATATAGCTTGGCAAGGTTGGAGTGTTCTGTGAAACATTCTCAGAATATTCCTGTTTCCTAGGTAAAGATCTCCTCCTTGTACTGTGGTTCTCCTTGCTCTGATCTTCCTTGGGGCTAAGCTCCTCATTCATATTTTCACTGTTCAGAACTTTTTCACCAACTTCTGAATGAAGTAATTCAACAGCAGGATGATCTTCATGCAACTTTTCAACTGGTTCATCTACTTCCAATGGCTTTGGAGGTGTTTCCACCACAGGCTGTTCAGAAACTGCAACAGGACTATTCATTTTCTCTGCAGAATTATCAACACCCTGTTCAGGGACATCCGAAATTGGGGAGCTTGATGCCTTTTTCAGGCTGCGCTGTAGCTTATCAGTAGCAGCTTCGGACTTTTCCAAAGCCTCTTCAGCTGCTAAAGATACTTTTCTCAGATTGCGTTTAACCCTCTCAAGTTCATTCTGCGGTTCTTGAACTGATTCTGTTTGATGGCTCAGAGCTTTCCTATGGGTGCGTCTGGATTTCTCAAATTCAGAGGAATGCAATGAATTGCCATCACTATTTAATGCAGGGACCTTCTGGACACCTCTCTTGAACCTTCCTGATTCTCTCTCTATAGCTTGCATGTTAGCTTGCTTTTTTTGATGCTTTGAGTTGAGATTCCTCTTTGGTCGTGGGATTGGTTCCCAGAAGCGGGATAGTGACCACCGTTCTTGCCAGTTCCGAACTGAATTTGGGTCAATTGGATCATACTGGAGTCTCAGGGGCATAACAGTACGCCAGGAAGCAACAAGCTAAAACAAGCAGCACAGAATATCGAATCATTCATgttgaaagggaaaaaaaatattgaaaaatgatatCTGTCTACcaacaacacccccccccctccccccccagtTTAGAGTTCAGACATGATTTActaatcaaaattgaaaatcatattAAGCCCACCAATATAAGCTGCCTCAGCCATTCCAGACAAGGGAAAACACTGAGATTACAAGCACCATTTCCACCATCGACTGGGTAATCCTTACAGATTTTTACTCGGTGGAAGAAGATAACTACagttaaaaatataaagcaAGACTCTTAGTCAACCATGTGAATTGACTTAGGGACTAGTCAACAGCAGAATCACTACTGTCCTCCCGGAAGAAATGGAAGGTAACTACAAGGAAAAGTTAATATCTTTTAGAACTTGAGCATATGGTTCTTGGGCAGTATTTCTTCTACACGTACCAGGAACCCAGCATCTGATAGAGAGGGCAGttgttatctatttatttattttctttttctttggtgGGGGGAGAGGGGAAGGGTAGATGAATGTGATATCAATAACTGCAAACACCAATACTGTACTCAATGGGTAAGAAATGAAGGTTACTACAAGGGACCAGAAAATGTTTAGTATACCTTAATAACAAATGAATTTCTTGAAAGCTTCTCTGACCTAAGAAATGTATTTGCCACAACTGGATCCAACAACTGTTTACGTTCCTGAGAAGTAAAAAGGCAACTAGAATTAGTTTAACAGCCAATTAAACAGCAGTATAGAATACAACACAAGGTCAACGAGAAGAAAGGCTTATTCATctgtaaaagataaaaataaaataacagaaGAAAGAAGGTGATAGAACAACCCCCAATTGATAAGACAACATTTTGGAGAAGACAAACTCCGAATTCTGGACAGCATTTTAATCTACATCTAAAATAAAACCTTGAAATAGATGTATCTGCTAGAAGCCTTAGCTGACAACACAAGGGAAAAACCCAACCTATTCAAACTGGTTCAAAGGCTGAGATAGCAAATTATGAGGAACTCTTATCATGAATTTTCTATGGTGTTTGGCCAAAATTCAAAAGCACCTTTACTAGATGCAAAAGCTATTTTTCTACCGTGGAGAAAAAGCACAATTCTGGAGTTCTTACTATGAAGCTAAGGTAGaagcaaaaaatataaattattactcaAAATTTCCCCCaatcaacatttaaaattacaaacatTACACCCATCAATCATGTCTAATTCTTGTTCAATCTCTTCAGAAACCAGTCAATATATAATCTATATTCTCACAGACCACTCAATATAACATCAACTATCATGCTCCCAGAAAAAACAGCTGGAAAGAGGATGTGGTTGCAAAAGATTACCTTTGATTCTCCCGATCTGTACATTTTAAGTACATCACATCCAGCTTCAGAAAGTCTAACTTGCCGGCCACGAATCACTGCCTGAAACTTAACAATTGCTTGCATGGAACGCAAAGTAGCAACAGCCTGTCTTCTGACCAAGTGCCCACGAATGAGTGCTTGCAGCCTTATGATGCCTTTCAGTGCCCGAAATGCCCTCCGTGCCTTCAGAAATAGAGATGTTCATGTTATGTCTGTATCCAGCCATCATTTGAGATGCATGCCAATAGTTTTTCTAAGATAAAAAACAGAAGATCCaatttataaaatgacaaaaaccTAGAAGGATTTCAGATTCTTCAATTTTAACCACACGCAAACAGAATATAGTTAAAGAaaattcagtaaattaaaattaggacatatac from Diospyros lotus cultivar Yz01 chromosome 4, ASM1463336v1, whole genome shotgun sequence includes the following:
- the LOC127799609 gene encoding uncharacterized protein LOC127799609, which translates into the protein MPKSSWSLLLWITVLALWVGVINGSKSKPEVGIYELKKGDVSVKLTNWGASIISLFLPDKHGKLADVVLGYDSVQEYMNDTAYFGATVGRVANRIGGAQFTLNGTRYKLVANEKNNTLHGGSRGFSDVVWEVKSHHRQAHSPRVTFTYHSFDGEEGFPGDLIVTVTYALVEKGLAVTMKARALNKATPLNLAHHTYWNLGGHDSGAILSNDVQIFGSKITPVDNDLIPTGDLASVKGTPYDFLEPATIASKIGKLPHGFDINYALDGGGKGVKEAAIVHDKKSGRVMKVMSNQVGLQFYTGNYIKDVKGKGGFVYQAHAGLCLETQGFPDSVNHPNFPSQIVNPGHEYLHKMLFHFSTKLT
- the LOC127799608 gene encoding protein IQ-DOMAIN 31-like yields the protein MGKSPGKWIKTVLFGKKTSKSSFSKNAVIERKESTDVKAPGLLAVDPPIVDLPPQTTYNDGENTELERGGNSLNLCNTVLLSGQQGSDTEASMGLNLVSNGEQEQAVIKAQAAFRGYLARRAFRALKGIIRLQALIRGHLVRRQAVATLRSMQAIVKFQAVIRGRQVRLSEAGCDVLKMYRSGESKERKQLLDPVVANTFLRSEKLSRNSFVIKLVASWRTVMPLRLQYDPIDPNSVRNWQERWSLSRFWEPIPRPKRNLNSKHQKKQANMQAIERESGRFKRGVQKVPALNSDGNSLHSSEFEKSRRTHRKALSHQTESVQEPQNELERVKRNLRKVSLAAEEALEKSEAATDKLQRSLKKASSSPISDVPEQGVDNSAEKMNSPVAVSEQPVVETPPKPLEVDEPVEKLHEDHPAVELLHSEVGEKVLNSENMNEELSPKEDQSKENHSTRRRSLPRKQEYSENVSQNTPTLPSYMAATESAKAKLRAQGSPRLGQDGAESGFVRRHSLPSSTNGKLSSVSPRVQRSAVQANGKGGSRYDRSLLSSRDEKVFQPGWRR